A portion of the Segatella copri DSM 18205 genome contains these proteins:
- a CDS encoding ATP-binding protein — translation MKRIERTEYLNKLIAFKDKSLIKVITGIRRCGKSTIMEIYRDWLKRQGVSADQIIYLNFEDYDFYELRNPHNLYAYIKPLIHQDKMTYIFFDEIQHVEDFPDMINSLNLKPTVDLYITGSNAYMLSSEIATLLSGRYVEIAMLPLSFREYVEGIGGTDNLPKAYTDYITRSSFPYTLELDTPAEISDYLNGVYNTIVVKDIMSRKKLPDVMMLESVIRFTADNIGNILSTKRIADIMTADGRKIDQKTVERYLTALCETFFVYETKRYNIKGKQLLKTLGKYYLVDIGLRRMLLGSRSFDAGRILENIVYLELLHRQQKVYIGKMDNLEVDFVAIDENNITYYQVAATVRDETTLKRELASLQQINDQYPKYILTLDEDPTADYNGIKRINALRWLMGEIEVSARWAL, via the coding sequence ATGAAACGAATAGAAAGAACGGAATATCTCAATAAACTGATCGCTTTCAAAGACAAGTCTCTTATCAAAGTGATAACCGGCATTCGCCGTTGCGGTAAATCCACCATTATGGAGATTTATCGTGACTGGCTTAAGAGGCAAGGTGTCAGTGCCGACCAAATCATCTATCTCAATTTCGAGGATTACGACTTCTATGAGCTTCGTAATCCACATAACTTATACGCTTATATCAAGCCATTAATTCATCAAGACAAGATGACTTATATCTTCTTTGATGAGATACAACATGTGGAAGATTTCCCAGACATGATCAACAGCCTCAACCTGAAGCCAACAGTAGATCTCTATATTACGGGGTCGAATGCCTATATGCTGTCAAGCGAAATCGCCACGTTACTATCCGGAAGATATGTAGAAATCGCAATGCTTCCCCTTTCATTCAGAGAGTATGTTGAAGGTATCGGAGGAACCGACAATCTTCCCAAAGCCTATACAGACTACATCACAAGGAGCAGTTTTCCATATACACTTGAACTGGATACTCCCGCAGAAATCAGCGACTACCTGAATGGCGTATATAACACCATTGTAGTAAAGGATATCATGAGCAGGAAGAAGTTACCCGATGTCATGATGCTGGAAAGCGTTATCCGTTTCACAGCCGACAATATCGGCAACATCCTATCCACCAAGCGCATAGCCGACATCATGACTGCCGATGGAAGGAAAATAGACCAGAAAACCGTAGAACGGTATCTGACCGCACTCTGCGAAACCTTCTTCGTATATGAAACCAAAAGATACAACATCAAGGGTAAGCAGCTGCTCAAGACATTGGGTAAATATTATCTAGTAGATATCGGTTTGAGAAGAATGCTCCTAGGCTCCCGCTCATTCGATGCCGGCCGCATCCTGGAGAACATCGTTTATCTGGAACTACTCCATCGCCAGCAGAAAGTATATATAGGAAAGATGGATAATCTGGAAGTAGATTTTGTAGCGATTGATGAAAACAATATCACGTATTATCAGGTAGCTGCTACCGTTAGAGATGAGACTACCTTAAAACGAGAATTGGCATCTCTGCAGCAGATCAATGACCAATATCCTAAGTATATCCTTACACTTGATGAAGACCCTACTGCCGATTACAACGGTATCAAGAGAATCAATGCCCTAAGATGGCTGATGGGAGAAATAGAAGTGTCTGCTCGGTGGGCATTGTGA
- a CDS encoding 3'-5' exonuclease, which translates to MADGRNRSVCSVGIVIVRDGEIADSYYSLIKPEPEYYSYWNTRVHGLTQEDTMNADVFPKVWAEIAPKIEGLPLVAHNAPFDEGCLKAVFQMYQMEYPDYEFHCTCRASRRKLGTLLPNHQLQTVAAYCGYDLTQHHNALADAEACAWIARELL; encoded by the coding sequence ATGGCTGATGGGAGAAATAGAAGTGTCTGCTCGGTGGGCATTGTGATAGTGAGGGATGGCGAGATTGCAGACAGCTACTACAGCCTCATCAAGCCCGAACCGGAGTATTACTCTTATTGGAACACCCGGGTTCACGGCCTGACCCAGGAAGACACGATGAATGCCGATGTCTTCCCGAAAGTCTGGGCAGAGATTGCGCCCAAGATAGAAGGTCTGCCCCTGGTAGCCCACAACGCCCCCTTCGATGAAGGATGCCTGAAGGCCGTATTCCAGATGTATCAGATGGAATATCCCGACTACGAATTCCATTGCACCTGCCGTGCCTCCCGAAGAAAACTGGGCACTCTCCTCCCCAACCATCAGCTCCAGACCGTAGCCGCCTATTGCGGTTACGACCTCACCCAGCACCACAATGCCCTGGCAGATGCCGAAGCCTGTGCCTGGATAGCAAGAGAGCTGTTATAA
- a CDS encoding ATP-binding protein: protein MELLKQLSDNLIKRTDTRYVRYMYHQIPWKNRMTALVGPRGVGKTTLLLQYIKQNLKLKDTLYVSAESIYFANHTLFETAMKFNQLGGKHFFIDEIHKYKGWATELKMIYDNLPDLQVVFTGSSVLDIYQGTADLSRRVLVYKMQGLSFREYIGMKLGIDLPAYPLEQIVNHEVELPIEIDHPLSLFNEYLRQGYYPFYEDEGYKMRLNQVVSITLETDIPQYANYTVTISRKLKELMQVIADSVPFKPNMSTIATTIKADRGLLPDYFELMEKAGLISQLHDSTKGVRGLGKVEKVYLDNTNLSFALTSETPDIGNQRETFFFNQMRVNHTVYNSPISDFLIDGKTFEIGGKKKGQKQITEAEEGYIVKDDIETGFGNIIPLWTFGMNY, encoded by the coding sequence ATGGAATTATTGAAGCAATTATCCGACAATCTCATCAAACGTACAGACACCCGATACGTAAGATATATGTATCATCAGATTCCATGGAAGAATCGGATGACAGCCCTTGTGGGACCTCGTGGCGTGGGTAAGACCACACTCCTCTTGCAGTACATCAAGCAGAATCTCAAGTTGAAGGACACCCTATATGTGAGTGCCGAATCCATCTATTTCGCCAATCATACACTCTTTGAAACTGCCATGAAATTCAATCAACTTGGCGGCAAGCATTTCTTTATCGACGAAATACATAAATATAAAGGATGGGCAACGGAGCTGAAGATGATATACGATAATCTGCCCGACCTGCAAGTAGTGTTTACAGGATCATCAGTGCTTGACATCTATCAGGGAACCGCCGACTTAAGCCGTCGTGTCCTCGTCTATAAAATGCAAGGTCTGTCGTTTAGAGAATATATTGGCATGAAACTAGGAATCGACCTACCAGCCTACCCATTGGAGCAAATCGTTAATCATGAGGTAGAGTTGCCGATAGAGATAGACCACCCCCTATCCCTCTTCAACGAATATCTGCGCCAGGGGTACTATCCTTTTTATGAAGACGAGGGCTATAAGATGCGCTTAAACCAGGTAGTAAGCATAACGTTGGAAACCGACATTCCCCAATATGCCAACTACACAGTAACCATATCGAGGAAATTGAAGGAACTGATGCAGGTGATAGCAGACAGTGTGCCATTCAAGCCTAACATGAGCACCATCGCAACAACCATCAAGGCAGACCGTGGCTTGCTTCCCGACTACTTTGAACTTATGGAAAAGGCAGGTCTCATCTCCCAACTCCACGATTCAACAAAGGGAGTAAGAGGTCTGGGAAAGGTTGAAAAAGTATATCTCGACAATACAAACCTCTCTTTCGCCCTCACATCTGAAACTCCCGATATAGGAAATCAACGTGAGACCTTTTTCTTTAATCAAATGAGAGTGAACCATACCGTTTACAATTCTCCCATCTCTGATTTTCTGATAGACGGCAAGACCTTTGAGATAGGTGGCAAGAAGAAAGGGCAGAAGCAGATAACCGAGGCAGAAGAGGGATATATCGTAAAAGATGATATTGAAACCGGTTTCGGCAATATCATTCCTCTCTGGACATTCGGAATGAATTATTAG
- a CDS encoding ADP-ribosylglycohydrolase family protein yields the protein MENETLKERFLGTIFGQAVGDALGLSTEFMSKQEVDRFYPNGIEDYSQIVQDDHRRRWQRGDWTDDTDMMLCILDSFVACQKVDILDIARRFKEWMMNGGMGIGRHTYNVMALGDYTSNPQKAAEIIWKMGKKKAAANGAVMRTSVVGLLKDNVANNAENICKLTHYDPRCVGSCVIVSSIIHALVFEDRILDYEDVIGIAKQYDERIVPFIDLAYYEGLDSLCLDDENSMGYTLGTLGAALWAYWHATSYKEGILKIVLSGGDADTNAAVAGATLGAKFGICHIPEEWKNGLLHASMLHDKVQNLYFYNHRHSRKVSLMTKNGNV from the coding sequence ATGGAAAATGAAACTTTAAAAGAAAGATTCCTCGGTACCATCTTCGGACAAGCTGTAGGAGATGCCTTGGGACTGAGCACGGAGTTTATGTCCAAGCAAGAGGTGGATCGTTTTTATCCTAATGGGATAGAGGATTATTCACAAATCGTGCAGGATGATCATCGTCGTCGTTGGCAAAGAGGCGACTGGACTGATGATACCGACATGATGCTATGCATCTTAGATTCTTTTGTGGCTTGTCAAAAGGTAGATATTCTTGATATTGCCAGAAGGTTTAAGGAATGGATGATGAACGGAGGCATGGGAATTGGCCGGCATACATATAATGTAATGGCTCTTGGTGACTATACTTCGAATCCACAGAAGGCTGCAGAGATTATCTGGAAGATGGGAAAGAAAAAAGCTGCAGCTAATGGAGCCGTCATGAGAACTTCGGTGGTAGGACTTTTGAAGGACAATGTGGCTAATAATGCAGAGAATATCTGTAAGCTAACTCATTATGATCCTCGCTGTGTTGGCTCTTGCGTTATCGTTTCTTCTATCATACATGCTCTTGTCTTTGAAGACAGGATATTGGATTATGAAGATGTGATTGGCATAGCCAAACAATATGATGAACGAATCGTTCCATTTATTGACTTGGCATATTATGAAGGTCTGGATTCTTTGTGTCTGGATGATGAAAATAGTATGGGATATACGCTCGGAACTTTAGGGGCTGCCCTATGGGCTTATTGGCATGCAACCTCGTATAAGGAGGGTATCTTGAAGATTGTTTTGTCAGGAGGAGATGCGGATACCAATGCAGCAGTAGCAGGAGCTACCCTGGGTGCTAAATTTGGAATATGCCATATTCCTGAAGAATGGAAGAATGGTCTTCTCCATGCTTCTATGCTCCATGATAAGGTGCAGAATCTCTACTTTTATAATCATCGTCATTCCCGAAAAGTGTCATTAATGACAAAAAACGGGAATGTTTAA
- a CDS encoding ADP-ribosylglycohydrolase family protein, with protein sequence MGHITCKTVPTTGIIGAIAGDCFGAAYEFHPVKHGDFYIYKEPRFTDDTVMTLAVAKWLTIDPEHTHEKLVECMKELGRKYMFVGYGKKFLRWIISRKTEPYNSYGNGSAMRVSPCGFYAKTLDEALLLAKISAEVTHNHPEGIKGAQAIAACIFLARQGKDKKQICDYVEAHFEGYNLHRTLAEIRPDYGFRVSCQSSVPESIISYLEADSYTSVIRNAISLGGDADTMACMAGDG encoded by the coding sequence ATGGGACATATAACTTGTAAAACTGTACCTACAACTGGTATCATTGGAGCTATTGCTGGCGATTGCTTCGGGGCTGCGTATGAATTTCATCCGGTAAAGCATGGGGACTTCTATATATACAAAGAGCCTCGTTTTACGGATGATACGGTTATGACTTTGGCTGTTGCAAAATGGCTGACGATAGATCCTGAACATACTCATGAGAAGCTCGTGGAGTGTATGAAAGAATTGGGACGGAAGTATATGTTTGTTGGCTATGGGAAGAAGTTCTTGCGGTGGATTATTAGTAGAAAAACGGAACCGTATAACAGCTATGGCAACGGTTCTGCCATGCGAGTAAGTCCATGTGGCTTTTATGCCAAGACATTGGATGAGGCTTTACTGCTTGCTAAGATTTCTGCAGAGGTGACTCATAACCATCCTGAAGGGATAAAGGGGGCGCAGGCTATAGCTGCTTGTATCTTTCTGGCTCGTCAAGGAAAAGACAAAAAGCAAATATGCGATTACGTTGAGGCTCATTTTGAAGGGTACAATCTTCACCGTACTCTTGCAGAAATACGTCCCGATTATGGATTTAGGGTTAGTTGTCAGTCGAGTGTTCCTGAATCTATCATCTCATATCTCGAAGCAGATAGTTATACTTCTGTTATCCGTAATGCCATCTCTCTTGGCGGTGATGCAGATACTATGGCGTGTATGGCTGGAGATGGATGA
- a CDS encoding phosphatidylglycerophosphatase A family protein has translation MSNNNNKQLGEAPWLHVIISTGLGTGFIPKAPGTAGAFLALLIWIGLYYVLSPIGLMVATILLVVSSLLIGVWTDNVMEKYWGEDPRAVVIDEFFGTWVAALAAVCVDGPAYVSISLATIGFVLFRVIDITKPLGCRWIDRNIHGGWGCMLDDALAGFYAFIVTFIIRYFHLVEYIHGTYNL, from the coding sequence ATGAGTAATAACAATAATAAACAGTTAGGTGAAGCTCCTTGGCTGCATGTAATTATTTCCACAGGATTAGGCACAGGTTTTATACCTAAAGCACCTGGTACAGCAGGTGCTTTCCTGGCTTTGCTCATTTGGATAGGTCTTTATTATGTCCTTTCTCCGATAGGGTTGATGGTGGCTACAATTTTATTGGTTGTTAGTTCTTTGTTGATTGGAGTCTGGACTGATAATGTGATGGAGAAATATTGGGGTGAAGACCCTAGGGCTGTCGTAATTGATGAGTTCTTTGGTACGTGGGTTGCAGCTTTAGCTGCTGTTTGTGTAGATGGTCCAGCTTATGTCTCAATATCCCTTGCAACAATAGGTTTTGTGTTGTTTCGAGTGATAGATATAACTAAGCCGCTTGGTTGCAGATGGATAGACCGGAATATTCATGGTGGATGGGGCTGTATGCTTGACGATGCATTGGCTGGCTTCTATGCATTTATTGTAACATTTATAATCAGATATTTCCATCTAGTAGAATATATTCATGGGACATATAACTTGTAA
- a CDS encoding cation-translocating P-type ATPase, with amino-acid sequence MEQKHHYTGLTDAQVLESRSKHGANILTPPEKEPLWKQFLEKFGDPLIIILLIAGVLSIGISCYEFWGLHEGAETFFEPVGIFVAILLATGIAFIFELKADKQFSVLNQVNDDEMVEVIRNGNTTSIKKKDVVVGDIVVLNTGEEIPADGELLEAITLNVDESSLTGEPICHKTIHEQEFDKDATFPSNHVMRGTKVMEGHGIFKVLAVGDKTENGKVFEAAQIDDSVRTPLNEQLDGLADLITKLSYIFAALIIVLKLMVFFDWSPIVLTLAVPTAIFFWMVIKKFDDWSWKAVVPAIIGYFVILMGMVVYFHDTLMPGEQIAKLITYTLDTLMIAVTLVVVAVPEGLPMAVTLSLAYSMTRMMKTNNLVRKMHACETMGATTVICTDKTGTLTLNQMQVHDTNFYGLSAQTLGNDKGSLLIEEGIAVNSTASLDYSDAEAVKVLGNPTEGALLLWLKKAGVDYLNLRESAEVLEELPFSTERKYMATIVKSSLFGGKTILYVKGAPEIVSGLCKNIENNVSKIDIENQLVEYQNQAMRTLGFAYQIIDSKADVFKDGKVVADNLTFMGVVAISDPVRLDVPAAVAECMNAGINVKIVTGDTPGTAKEIGRQIGLWTAKDGDKNIITGPEFAALSDEELDKRVLDLKIISRARPMDKKRLVEALQRKNQVVAVTGDGTNDAPALKAAHVGLSMGDGTSVAKEASDITIIDNSFSSIGKAVMWGRSLYQNIQRFLLFQLTVNVAACFIVLFGAFMGEESPLTVTQMLWVNLIMDTFAAMALASLPPSESVMKDKPRDRNAFILNKAMYQNILGVGGFFFVLLLVLLYVFEHSNITQLTDLLNVQLGASDDLTPYELTLFFTIFVMTHFFYLFCARAFETGKSALHFKGCKGLLIIAAIILAGQIAMVEIPGLQNFFNVTGLKFEDWVIIIVGSSLVLWIREIWSLLKKI; translated from the coding sequence ATGGAACAAAAACATCATTACACAGGCTTGACCGATGCCCAAGTGCTCGAAAGCCGTAGTAAACATGGTGCCAATATCTTGACACCACCAGAGAAAGAACCTTTATGGAAACAATTCCTAGAGAAGTTTGGCGACCCTCTGATTATCATTTTGCTGATAGCCGGAGTGTTGTCTATCGGTATTTCTTGCTATGAGTTTTGGGGATTGCATGAAGGTGCAGAGACTTTCTTTGAACCTGTTGGTATATTTGTGGCTATTTTGCTTGCCACTGGTATCGCCTTTATCTTTGAGTTAAAGGCTGATAAGCAGTTCTCGGTTCTCAACCAAGTCAATGACGACGAAATGGTAGAGGTAATCCGAAATGGAAACACAACTTCTATCAAGAAGAAAGATGTCGTCGTTGGTGATATTGTCGTGTTAAATACAGGTGAGGAAATTCCTGCTGATGGTGAACTTTTAGAGGCGATTACCTTGAATGTTGATGAGTCTTCTTTGACTGGTGAGCCTATTTGTCATAAGACGATTCATGAACAGGAGTTTGATAAGGATGCAACATTCCCTTCTAACCATGTGATGCGTGGTACAAAGGTGATGGAAGGTCATGGTATCTTCAAAGTCTTGGCAGTTGGTGACAAAACGGAAAATGGTAAAGTCTTTGAGGCTGCCCAGATAGATGATAGCGTTCGCACCCCATTAAATGAACAGTTGGATGGATTGGCAGACTTGATAACCAAGTTGAGTTATATCTTTGCAGCCCTTATCATTGTTCTCAAGCTGATGGTGTTCTTTGATTGGAGTCCTATTGTTTTGACATTGGCGGTTCCTACAGCTATATTTTTCTGGATGGTTATTAAAAAGTTTGACGACTGGAGTTGGAAGGCTGTTGTTCCAGCAATCATTGGCTATTTTGTGATATTGATGGGTATGGTAGTTTATTTCCATGATACTTTGATGCCGGGTGAGCAAATAGCTAAGTTGATTACATATACGTTGGATACCTTGATGATTGCAGTAACACTTGTGGTTGTTGCGGTACCAGAAGGTTTGCCAATGGCTGTTACTCTGAGTTTGGCTTATAGTATGACTCGAATGATGAAGACCAACAACTTGGTTCGTAAAATGCATGCTTGTGAGACAATGGGTGCTACGACAGTTATCTGTACCGATAAGACTGGTACTTTAACACTGAATCAGATGCAAGTGCATGATACCAATTTCTATGGTCTTTCTGCTCAGACGTTGGGTAATGATAAGGGTAGTCTGTTGATAGAGGAAGGTATCGCGGTTAATTCAACTGCTTCTTTGGATTATTCAGATGCTGAGGCTGTAAAAGTATTGGGTAATCCTACAGAGGGCGCTTTGCTTCTTTGGCTCAAGAAGGCTGGCGTTGATTATCTGAATCTACGTGAGTCTGCTGAGGTTTTGGAGGAGTTGCCTTTCTCTACGGAGCGTAAGTATATGGCAACAATTGTTAAGTCTTCCTTGTTTGGAGGCAAGACAATTCTCTATGTCAAGGGTGCTCCTGAAATTGTAAGTGGCTTGTGCAAGAACATCGAGAACAATGTTTCAAAAATTGATATTGAGAACCAGTTGGTTGAATATCAGAACCAAGCTATGCGTACCCTCGGCTTCGCTTATCAAATAATTGATAGTAAGGCTGACGTATTCAAGGATGGTAAGGTTGTGGCAGATAATTTAACCTTTATGGGTGTTGTGGCTATCAGCGACCCTGTTCGTCTGGATGTTCCTGCAGCCGTTGCAGAATGTATGAATGCCGGTATCAATGTGAAGATTGTTACTGGTGATACTCCTGGTACAGCTAAGGAAATCGGTCGCCAAATTGGTCTGTGGACAGCAAAGGATGGTGATAAGAATATTATTACTGGTCCAGAGTTTGCTGCTCTTTCTGATGAAGAGTTGGATAAGAGAGTCTTGGATTTGAAGATAATCTCTCGTGCTCGTCCTATGGATAAGAAACGATTGGTTGAGGCTTTGCAAAGAAAGAACCAAGTCGTTGCTGTTACTGGTGACGGAACCAACGATGCCCCTGCTTTGAAGGCTGCTCATGTTGGTTTGTCTATGGGTGATGGTACTTCTGTAGCAAAGGAGGCATCTGATATTACCATTATCGATAACTCATTTAGTAGTATTGGTAAGGCGGTGATGTGGGGACGTTCACTCTATCAGAATATCCAACGTTTCTTGCTCTTCCAGTTGACTGTGAATGTGGCTGCTTGCTTTATCGTTCTTTTTGGCGCATTTATGGGCGAGGAAAGTCCGCTTACCGTAACTCAGATGCTTTGGGTAAACTTGATTATGGATACTTTTGCTGCAATGGCATTGGCATCTTTGCCTCCATCAGAGAGCGTGATGAAAGATAAGCCAAGAGATAGAAATGCCTTTATCCTGAATAAGGCGATGTATCAGAACATCTTGGGCGTAGGTGGATTCTTCTTTGTGTTGCTGCTTGTATTACTTTATGTCTTTGAGCATTCGAATATTACGCAGTTAACAGATTTACTCAACGTTCAGTTAGGTGCATCTGATGATCTTACTCCTTACGAGTTGACCTTATTCTTCACCATCTTCGTGATGACTCACTTCTTCTATCTCTTCTGTGCAAGAGCATTTGAGACAGGTAAGAGTGCGCTTCATTTCAAGGGATGCAAGGGCTTGTTGATTATTGCAGCTATCATTTTGGCTGGTCAGATTGCTATGGTAGAGATTCCTGGTTTGCAGAATTTCTTCAATGTTACTGGTCTGAAGTTTGAGGATTGGGTAATCATCATCGTTGGTTCTTCACTTGTGCTTTGGATTCGTGAAATCTGGAGTTTGCTAAAGAAAATCTAA
- a CDS encoding N-acetylmuramoyl-L-alanine amidase, translating to MADNKNQRKSTRSFNMEKHVERHFDIEKEQAPVLDTPQNKTLDVQTQETDGGNNGNGSKNKILAIIAVIVLIVVAFVAYRSCGTNESKVDELTNTIVSDSTEKEKADTTSHEEKSASPISKQSQSTSSEVSSETGTNAESDNTSAVPTTKSESSGKSIEEKAMQVWDGVYGNGTERKSKLGSDYKAVQKRVNEMYRNGYRH from the coding sequence ATGGCTGATAATAAAAATCAAAGAAAATCGACACGTTCCTTTAATATGGAAAAACATGTTGAGCGACATTTCGATATAGAAAAGGAGCAAGCTCCTGTATTGGATACTCCTCAAAATAAAACTTTAGATGTGCAAACGCAAGAAACAGATGGTGGCAATAATGGAAATGGTAGCAAGAACAAGATACTTGCTATTATTGCAGTTATAGTTTTGATTGTTGTTGCTTTTGTTGCTTACAGAAGTTGTGGAACAAATGAATCAAAGGTAGATGAGCTTACTAACACGATAGTTTCTGATTCTACAGAAAAAGAAAAAGCTGATACAACCTCACATGAAGAGAAATCTGCAAGTCCTATAAGTAAGCAATCACAATCAACATCAAGTGAGGTAAGTTCTGAAACTGGAACAAACGCAGAATCAGATAATACATCTGCAGTACCAACTACCAAAAGTGAATCATCAGGAAAAAGTATAGAAGAAAAAGCTATGCAAGTTTGGGATGGTGTTTATGGCAATGGAACTGAAAGAAAGTCCAAATTGGGTTCTGATTATAAGGCTGTTCAGAAGCGTGTAAATGAAATGTATCGTAACGGATACAGACATTAA
- a CDS encoding TerD family protein: MGRFNLSKGERFKIAKSEGLSKIKVVLDWNSDADLDASTFLCGDEGVILDDAGFVFYNSENREQPFDRAVFGNKRKWMAETRPMSSDGAVLGSLDDRNGGSGEQIDVDLDKVDPNVCEIVFVVSIHDEGMTFGDVKDAFISVVNAVNDEELCRYELNEAFTEETALSVAKLVVNEDGDWEFEAVGVGHVGGLETLIDIYAS; encoded by the coding sequence ATGGGAAGATTTAATTTGTCAAAAGGAGAACGTTTTAAAATAGCCAAATCGGAAGGTTTGAGTAAAATCAAGGTGGTATTGGATTGGAATTCCGATGCCGACCTTGATGCTTCAACTTTTCTTTGTGGCGATGAGGGCGTGATACTTGATGATGCAGGTTTCGTGTTCTATAACTCAGAGAATCGAGAGCAACCATTTGACCGTGCGGTGTTTGGTAACAAGCGTAAGTGGATGGCTGAAACACGTCCAATGTCAAGTGATGGAGCAGTTCTAGGTTCTCTTGATGATCGCAATGGCGGTTCGGGGGAACAGATTGATGTGGATTTGGACAAAGTTGATCCAAATGTTTGTGAAATTGTCTTTGTTGTGTCAATACATGATGAAGGAATGACTTTTGGCGATGTTAAAGATGCTTTTATCAGTGTAGTTAATGCAGTGAACGATGAAGAGCTTTGCAGATACGAGCTAAATGAGGCTTTCACAGAAGAAACAGCATTGTCTGTTGCCAAACTTGTTGTAAATGAGGATGGTGATTGGGAGTTTGAAGCTGTTGGTGTTGGTCATGTTGGTGGCTTGGAAACTCTCATAGACATCTATGCTAGTTAA
- a CDS encoding TerD family protein, whose amino-acid sequence MARFQIEKGERFALDKSEGLEKVQIDLNWKSGADLDASAFLVGTDGMIMDDADFVFYNSNHRANSETGELEPFNKAVHGNKVHWRSVTVPVSADGSVLGSLDDLGDDEEGDEAGETMHVDLSKVSPKVQEIIFCVTIYHGDKNGVTFGAVREPSITISNEETGEELCKYNLKENFSTETAVEAAKLVCNDEGEWEFEAVGEGHDGGMQTLIDIYA is encoded by the coding sequence ATGGCAAGATTTCAAATTGAAAAAGGTGAGCGCTTTGCGCTTGACAAGAGTGAGGGATTGGAGAAGGTACAGATTGACCTTAATTGGAAATCAGGTGCAGACTTGGATGCATCCGCTTTTCTTGTAGGTACAGATGGCATGATAATGGATGATGCAGACTTTGTGTTCTACAATTCTAATCATCGTGCTAATTCTGAGACTGGTGAGCTTGAGCCTTTCAATAAGGCTGTTCATGGTAATAAAGTTCATTGGCGTTCTGTTACAGTTCCTGTTTCTGCAGATGGTTCTGTCCTTGGCTCTCTAGATGACCTTGGCGATGATGAGGAAGGTGATGAGGCTGGTGAGACTATGCACGTGGATCTTTCTAAGGTGAGTCCAAAAGTTCAAGAAATCATCTTCTGCGTTACAATCTATCATGGGGACAAAAATGGAGTGACCTTTGGGGCAGTTCGTGAGCCTTCTATTACCATTTCTAATGAGGAGACTGGTGAGGAGCTTTGTAAGTATAATCTTAAGGAAAATTTCTCCACAGAGACTGCAGTTGAAGCAGCTAAGCTAGTTTGTAATGATGAGGGTGAATGGGAATTTGAAGCCGTAGGTGAAGGTCATGATGGTGGCATGCAGACTCTCATTGATATTTATGCATAA